The Gordonia mangrovi genome includes the window CGGTAGCGATGGGCCTGTTTGGGATCGACTCCAAATACCCGATACCCCGCAGCGATCAACGCGTTGACCCACGGACCGCGATCGATCTCGATACACACCAGCACCTGGTCAGGCTGATCGCCCTCGTCGAGGAAGGTCGCCGCGATCTCCCCGAACCTCTCGATCCCGGCGATCCCCTCAGGCAACCGCGCCCGCCGCAACACCTGCCCACGCTCGTCTTGAAACTCGACATCGTGGTGGTCTTCGGCCCAATCATCCCCGACGAACAACACTGCCACTGCCGGTGCCTCCTCACAGCTACCAAGCCGTCGATTGTTCAACACGGCAGCTGGCCGGAGGACCCTCGCGAACTAATGGTTCAGTGCTCACACCCCGAAACCACATCGGAGCCGGCACGACATCCCAGCAGCAATCACACCCTCTTGGCCGACCACCAGGGGCACGGTCTCGATCCAGAACTCGCCATCAACGGTTCCGTAGGCACGAGTGCTCACCCAGCAGCAGCCACCAACACCAAGTCTGACCCAAACTCACGACCAGACCCAGTAGCTCCCATTAGTGGGCGAGAAGCGATCTGACCGACGGCCTCCGACAGCTGGGCGGCGGTGCCCGGGGCAGGCAGCGCCGTCTCCCAGATGTGCGAATCGATGTCGAAGGAGTGATCCTCCACGAACACCGGGTAGTCGAGGCCGAACGGCACCTCCCGGACCCGCCACCGGAACGGTGACAGCTCATCGATGCGGGCGGCGATCTGGTCGGCGATCAGCGCGGCGGTCACCGGGTCACCGTCGACGGTCGTGTTCTCCAGGATGGTGAGCTGGCAGACGTGGGAATGGGTGCGGCCGTCCTCGATGGCGAGGAACTGGGCGTCGACGCTGCTGAGTCGTCTCATCGGGTGGCTCCTTCGGCGTGCATATCGGCGGTGACCTTCTGCATCAGTTGCAGTTCGGTGTGGAACGCGCAGGCGAGACCGTCCAGGTCGTCGACGATCTCGCGGTCACCGACCAGGCCGATCTGCAGCCGGTCGAAGTAACTGAAGACCGTGATGTTCAGTCCGAGACTGTCGCTGATCGTGGAGATCGGGAAGTTCTCGCGGACCGCCCGGCCGGCGAAGA containing:
- a CDS encoding wax ester/triacylglycerol synthase family O-acyltransferase produces the protein MRRLSSVDAQFLAIEDGRTHSHVCQLTILENTTVDGDPVTAALIADQIAARIDELSPFRWRVREVPFGLDYPVFVEDHSFDIDSHIWETALPAPGTAAQLSEAVGQIASRPLMGATGSGREFGSDLVLVAAAG